A genomic window from Salvelinus alpinus chromosome 10, SLU_Salpinus.1, whole genome shotgun sequence includes:
- the LOC139531936 gene encoding mucin-17-like → MPAPKRQQTSQDPQTKRRKLDQNEVAMPSNKMTPASATSSKTHREGPSQRRNMKKPPAQRKDRNKPSKSGRHSSKTRSAPKATTRTKSNPLVKNAKLPKATSTSSNNPNSKGTLKRPAKISKTASTESDEELIRTRKPDCIRKYSNGDRGKRKGAQTNPNEAALPSDPVQMDHNYGIPPASRSHSECEQSKTKGVTESTRSPESQRDVKMGTQASSVKASDPVPGQPEQVNQSSETQEMQGGSVTTTTDEVNESVETKPDTQIMSPAIVASSEKASDPILEQLNQSRKIQGDSVTTPTNEVNESVETKPDTQIMFPPAILASSENASDPIPEQLNQSSETQEMQGDSVTTPTDEVNESVETKPDAQIMSPPAIVASSEKASDPIPEQLNQSSDTQEMQGDSVTTTTDEVNESVETKPDTQIMSPAIVASSEKASDPIPEQLNQSSKMQGDSVTTPTDEVNESVETMPDTQIMSPAIVASSERASDPIPEQLNQSSKMQGDSVTTPTDEVNESVETMPDTQIMSPAIVASSERASDPIPEQLNQSRKMQGDSVTTPTDEVNESVETKPDTQIMSPAIVASSERASDPIPEQLNQSRKMQGDSVTTPTDEVNESVETKPDTQIMSPPAILASSEKASDPIPEQLNQSSEMQGVQEGSVTTSTVQVNESVENKLDACIKCADPVSEQSTKTQEMQENATTTPTDLVNERLETKVNAKILSPPAKGLVAYSSSSDSESESEENEKKAVEESRDVTMETQVSSEKVPDPVHEQVKQSSTSQQIHEDSMTTPTYEVSEGRSTSQQIQEDSMTTSTYEVSEGPMTTPSESVDTKLDTNIKSPSIEAFSEDASDPVPEQVNQICIEIEDTQKNSMTTSPDEVVEHLDTKLDAKIDIPPPLEASFEETRTVEVSESAGTTLDANIKCPHPATVHVMQSTEMQEDSAPTPAHQVSESLDTKLDIEVKSPPPVEVASEETVDNVSEQVKQSTERQEVQEDSMTIPTDKLRESLETMSGAKIKSPPLEALFSALKESSICKHPLSDTMRSNVKEFLEVEDSLEIMKKDCDFGVTESIECTLDLETPIIVEDMEIGHCVVEVVGENGEDVDMDSDLEIVDNSKEVPEKTVQLTKGSEDECRLDNREAGTEKKGTSSSNQDSTNSGKKEVAKKTQGSPEKPKKQQMNPQARTKARLAALAEQKAAASKKASRQLNLLALCEEIADDIATDTMLLKTEEEDEQVVTVEAEPSKEPESPQPFTQAETVPIPPTPAGPKEPSTPVVPAAAVSAPAKPPAPEPPQRRFFISQVTVPLKIHEKKKLTRFQRLRQVELQREKNMSWTMVKKLKSDQANQKMFPETEAKPAPPLLSTPAVAAPIPVTATPPPPSASPAAPTVAAPCPTPAAASPAVTPKLEPPKVEPPKVTPSKGPTLRKRTLPAVPPPMPNGLKAQKAKPVAAYKPYKARPKYSFDDFQLDDEPKPTVQKAVLRPTSTTIPRAAVTLTTAAKHEDSKPTGQKTAVPTGQKAAVPTMQKPGVPTGQKTAVPTMQKTAVPTGQKTAVPTGQKTAVPTGQKTAVPTGQKTAVPTGQKTAVPTGQKTAVPTGQKTAVPTGQKTAVPTGQKTAVPIMQKTAVPTSQKTAVPTSQKTAVPTSQKTAVPTSQKTAVPTTQKTAVPTSQKTAVPTSQKTAVPTSQKTAVPTSQKTAVPTSQKTAVPTSQKTAVPTSQKPAVPTAQKPAVPTAQKPAVPTAQKPAVPTAQKPAVPTAQKPAVPTAQMPAVPTAQKIVIPTTQKTTPTVQKAVVTKPTVQKSVETPTPMPRNGKHEDSKLTVQKAEVPKPTVQKETVVPTLTPQTEQKEEASPTPKTAKDKDCIAPVSSPPFEETPRDSVDKDQCEEKPAVAEIKPASPEVKTEGTTTTESSDSVVVQSADNSSPLSDACLQKEIKKLKEADEDENQTTTDAGQKHFGAVTCGVCGMLYSAANPEDESQHLHFHNQFISAVRYVGWKKERILGEYPDGKIILVLPDDPKYALKKVEEIREMVDNDLGFQQVETKCPSQTKTFLFISNDKKVAGCLIAEHIQEGYRVIEEAVPEGSEGEKVMFERQRAWCCSTDPEPALCGISRIWVFSMMRRTGIASRMIECLRNNFIYGSYLSKEEIAFSDPTPDGKLFATHYCGTSQFLVYNFVSGTRSDQPSLSVV, encoded by the exons ATGCCTGCCCCTAAAAGACAACAGACTTCTCAGGATCCTCAAACTAAGAGAAGAAAGTTGGATCAGAATGAAGTGGCCATGCCATCTAACAAAATGACACCAGCCTCTGCAACATCAAGCAAGACCCATAGAGAAGGACCTTCACAGAGAAGGAATATGAAAAAGCCCCCAGCACAACGAAAAGACAGAAATAAACCATCAAAGTCCGGCCGTCATTCCTCCAAGACAAGATCAGCCCCAAAGGCCACCACAAGGACAAAGTCCAATCCCCTTGTCAAGAATGCCAAGCTGCCGAAAGCCACAAGTACCTCATCAAATAATCCCAACTCCAAAGGAACCCTAAAAAGACCAGCCAAGATCTCAAAAACAGCTTCCACAGAGTCAGACGAGGAGCTTATCAGAACTCGCAAACCCGATTGCATCAGAAAATACTCTAATGGGGATAGAGGGAAGCGTAAAGGGGCACAGACTAACCCAAATGAAGCAGCCTTACCCTCAGACCCTGTGCAAATGGATCACAATTATGGTATACCCCCTGCATCTCGTAGTCATTCTGAATGTGAGCAAAGTAAAACAAAGGGAGTCACAGAGTCCACCAGAAgcccagagagccagagagatgtAAAGATGGGAACTCAAGCATCTTCAGTGAAGGCTTCAGATCCCGTACCTGGACAACCTGAGCAGGTGAACCAGAGCAGTGAGACACAGGAGATGCAGGGAGGTTCTGTGACTACTACTACAGATGAAGTTAATGAGAGTGTAGAGACCAAGCCTGACACACAAATAATGTCTCCTGCTATAGTAGCATCCTCCGAGAAAGCTTCAGACCCTATCCTTGAGCAGTTGAACCAGAGCAGGAAGATACAGGGAGATTCTGTGACTACTCCTACAAATGAAGTTAATGAGAGTGTAGAGACCAAGCCTGACACACAAATAATGTTTCCTCCCGCTATATTAGCATCCTCTGAGAACGCTTCAGACCCCATCCCTGAGCAGTTGAACCAGAGCAGTGAGACACAGGAGATGCAGGGAGATTCTGTGACTACTCCTACAGATGAAGTTAATGAGAGTGTAGAGACCAAGCCTGACGCACAAATAATGTCTCCTCCCGCTATAGTAGCATCCTCTGAGAAAGCTTCAGACCCCATCCCTGAGCAGTTGAATCAGAGCAGTGATACACAGGAGATGCAGGGAGATTCTGTGACTACTACTACAGATGAAGTTAATGAGAGTGTAGAGACCAAGCCTGACACACAAATAATGTCTCCCGCTATAGTAGCATCCTCTGAGAAAGCTTCAGACCCCATCCCTGAGCAGTTGAACCAGAGCAGTAAGATGCAGGGAGATTCTGTCACTACTCCTACAGATGAAGTTAATGAGAGTGTAGAGACCATGCCTGACACACAAATAATGTCTCCCGCTATAGTAGCATCCTCTGAGAGAGCTTCAGACCCCATCCCTGAGCAGTTGAACCAGAGCAGTAAGATGCAGGGAGATTCTGTCACTACTCCTACAGATGAAGTTAATGAGAGTGTAGAGACCATGCCTGACACACAAATAATGTCTCCCGCTATAGTAGCATCCTCTGAGAGAGCTTCAGACCCCATCCCTGAGCAGTTGAACCAGAGCAGGAAGATGCAGGGAGATTCTGTGACTACTCCTACAGATGAAGTTAATGAGAGTGTAGAGACCAAGCCTGACACACAAATTATGTCTCCCGCTATAGTAGCATCCTCTGAGAGAGCTTCAGACCCCATCCCTGAGCAGTTGAACCAGAGCAGAAAGATGCAGGGAGATTCTGTGACTACTCCTACAGATGAAGTTAATGAGAGTGTAGAGACCAAGCCTGACACACAAATAATGTCTCCTCCCGCTATATTAGCATCCTCTGAGAAAGCGTCAGACCCCATCCCTGAGCAGTTGAACCAGAGCAGTGAGATGCAGGGTGTTCAGGAAGGTTCTGTGACCACCTCTACAGTTCAAGTTAATGAGAGTGTAGAGAACAAGCTTGATGCATGTATCAAGTGTGCAGACCCTGTATCTGAACAGAGCACCAAGACGCAGGAGATGCAGGAAAATGCGACGACCACCCCTACAGATCTTGTTAATGAACGTCTAGAGACTAAGGTCAATGCGAAAATATTATCTCCTCCAGCTAAAGGCCTAGTAGCATATAGCAGCAGTAGTGATTCCGAAAGTGAAAGTGAGGAAAATGAAAAGAAGGCAGTCGAAGAGTCAAGAGATGTGACAATGGAAACTCAAGTATCTTCCGAGAAGGTTCCAGACCCTGTACATGAACAGGTGAAGCAGAGCAGTACGAGCCAGCAGATACACGAAGATTCCATGACCACCCCTACATATGAAGTTAGTGAAGGTCGCAGTACGAGCCAGCAGATACAGGAAGATTCCATGACCACCTCTACATATGAAGTTAGTGAAGGTCCCATGACCACCCCTAGTGAGAGTGTAGACACCAAGCTTGATACAAATATAAAGTCTCCGTCTATAGAAGCGTTTTCAGAGGACGCTTCAGACCCTGTCCCTGAACAGGTTAATCAGATATGCATCGAAATAGAGGATACGCAGAAGAATTCCATGACCACCTCTCCAGATGAAGTAGTTGAACATTTAGATACCAAGCTTGATGCAAAAATAGATATCCCTCCACCTCTAGAAGCATCCTTTGAGGAGAcccgtacagttgaagtcagtgaGAGTGCAGGGACCACGCTTGATGCAAATATAAAGTGTCCACATCCTGCAACTGTACATGTGATGCAGAGCACTGAGATGCAGGAAGATTCTGCGCCCACCCCTGCACATCAAGTTAGTGAGAGTTTAGACACCAAGCTTGATATCGAAGTAAAATCTCCTCCACCGGTGGAAGTAGCCTCAGAAGAGACGGTAGACAATGTCTCAGAACAGGTGAAGCAGAGCACTGAGAGACAAGAGGTCCAGGAAGATTCCATGACCATCCCTACAGATAAACTTAGGGAAAGTTTAGAGACAATGTCGGGTGCTAAGATAAAGTCTCCACCCCTAGAAGCACTGTTCAGTGCTCTGAAGGAGTCCAGTATTTGCAAACACCCCCTGTCTGATACAATGCGCTCAAATGTCAAAGAGTTTCTGGAAGTAGAGGATTCTTTAGAAATCATGAAAAAAGACTGTGATTTTGGTGTGACAGAGAGTATTGAGTGTACATTAGACCTGGAGACCCCGATTATTGTTGAGGATATGGAGATCGGTCACTGTGTTGTGGAGGTGGTGGGAGAGAATGGGGAAGATGTGGATATGGATAGTGATCTGGAAATCGTAGACAACTCTAAGGAGGTGCCAGAGAAGACAGTCCAGCTAACCAAAGGGTCTGAAGATGAGTGCCGTCTAGATAACCGTGAAGCTGGTACTGAAAAGAAAGGCACAAGTTCCTCTAACCAAGACAGCACAAATAGTGGCAAGAAGGAAGTTGCCAAAAAGACACAGGGTAGCCCGGAAAAACCTAAGAAACAGCAGATGAACCCTCAGGCCCGGACTAAAGCCAGACTAGCAGCGCTAGCTGAGCAAAAGGCAGCCGCCTCCAAAAAAGCGAGCAGGCAGCTCAACCTCCTAGCCTTATGTGAGGAAATAGCGGACGATATCGCCACGGACACCATGCTATTAAAGACGGAGGAAGAGGATGAGCAGGTTGTAACGGTTGAGGCTGAACCCAGCAAGGAGCCAGAAAGCCCACAGCCTTTCACACAGGCTGAGACTGTCCCTATCCCTCCAACTCCTGCCGGGCCCAAGGAGCCCTCTACCCCAGTAGTACCCGCTGCTGCAGTTTCTGCTCCAGCCAAGCCCCCAGCTCCAGAGCCACCACAGAGACGCTTCTTCATCAGCCAAGTGACGGTGCCACTCAAAATCCACGAGAAGAAGAAGCTTACCAGGTTCCAGAGGCTGCGGCAGGTGGAGCTGCAGCGGGAGAAGAATATGTCCTGGACCATGGTGAAGAAGCTCAAGTCCGATCAGGCCAATCAGAAGATGTTTCCGGAGACAGAGGCTAAACCTGCCCCCCCATTACTGTCCACTCCAGCAGTAGCAGCACCCATCCCAGTGACCgcaacacccccacccccctcagcCAGTCCAGCAGCACCCACAGTAGCTGCACCATGTCCTACCCCAGCCGCAGCCAGCCCAGCAGTAACCCCTAAGCTTGAGCCCCCCAAAGTTGAGCCCCCCAAAGTGACCCCAAGTAAGGGACCCACCCTTAGAAAGAGGACGCTTCCAGCAGTACCCCCACCGATGCCCAACGGACTGAAAGCTCAGAAGGCCAAGCCTGTGGCGGCGTATAAGCCTTACAAAGCCAGGCCCAAGTACTCTTTTGATGACTTTCAACTGGATGACGAGCCGAAACCCACAGTGCAGAAGGCAGTATTGAGACCTACGTCTACCACCATTCCGAGGGCAGCAGTGACACTTACGACAGCGGCCAAACATGAG GACTCAAAACCTACCGGCCAGAAGACAGCAGTGCCTACCGGCCAGAAGGCGGCAGTACCTACCATGCAGAAGCCAGGGGTACCTACCGGCCAGAAGACGGCAGTACCTACCATGCAGAAGACGGCAGTACCTACCGGCCAGAAGACGGCAGTACCTACCGGCCAGAAGACGGCAGTACCTACCGGCCAGAAGACGGCAGTACCTACCGGCCAGAAGACGGCAGTACCTACAGGCCAGAAGACGGCAGTACCTACAGGCCAGAAGACGGCAGTACCTACAGGCCAGAAGACGGCAGTACCTACAGGCCAGAAGACAGCAGTACCTACCGGCCAGAAGACGGCAGTACCTATTATGCAGAAGACGGCAGTACCTACCAGCCAGAAGACGGCAGTACCTACCAGCCAGAAGACGGCAGTGCCTACCAGCCAGAAGACGGCAGTGCCTACCAGCCAGAAGACGGCAGTACCTACCACCCAGAAGACGGCAGTACCTACCAGCCAGAAGACGGCAGTACCTACCAGCCAGAAGACGGCAGTACCTACCAGCCAGAAGACGGCAGTACCTACCAGCCAGAAGACGGCAGTACCTACCAGCCAGAAAACGGCAGTACCTACCAGCCAGAAGACGGCAGTACCTACCAGCCAGAAGCCGGCAGTACCTACCGCGCAGAAGCCGGCAGTACCCACCGCGCAGAAGCCGGCAGTACCCACCGCGCAGAAGCCGGCAGTACCCACCGCGCAGAAGCCGGCAGTACCCACCGCGCAGAAGCCGGCAGTACCCACCGCGCAGATGCCGGCAGTACCTACCGCGCAAAAAATAGTTATACCTACCACTCAGAAGACCACACCAACTGTGCAGAAGGCAGTTGTGACAAAACCAACAGTGCAGAAGTCAGTAGAGACACCGACCCCTATGCCCAGAAATGGCAAACATGAG GACTCCAAACTCACTGTACAGAAGGCAGAAGTGCCTAAACCCACTGTACAAAAGGAAACAGTGGTACCTACACTTACCCCTCAAACTGAGCAGAAAGAAGAAGCATCACCTACGCCCAAAACTGCCAAAGATAAG GATTGCATAGCACCAGTGTCTTCCCCTCCCTTTGAAGAGACCCCACGAGATTCTGTTGACAAGGATCAGTGTGAAGAAAAGCCAGCTG TTGCTGAGATTAAACCGGCATCCCCAGAGGTCAAGacagagggcacgacaacaacaGAGTCCTCTGACTC TGTGGTCGTGCAATCAGCAGATAATAGCAGTCCCCTCTCTGACGCATGTctgcagaaagagataaaaaaaCTAAAGGAGGCCGACGAAGATGAAAATCAAACCACCACT GATGCAGGGCAGAAGCACTTTGGAGCGGTGACCTGCGGTGTGTGTGGGATGCTGTATTCCGCTGCCAACCCGGAGGATGAGTCCCAGCACCTGCACTTCCACAACCAGTTCATCAGTGCTGTCAGATATGTG gggtggaagaaggagaggattCTGGGAGAGTACCCCGATGGCAAGATCATCCTTGTCCTTCCAGATGACCCCAAATATGCACTGAAAAAG GTTGAGGAGATCAGAGAGATGGTGGACAATGACCTGGGCTTCCAGCAGGTGGAAACCAAGTGTCCCTCCCAGACCAAAACCTTCCTGTTCATCTCCAATGACAAGAAGGTGGCTGGGTGCCTGATCGCTGAGCACATTCAGGAG ggctaCAGGGTGATCGAGGAGGCGGTACCCGAGGGCTCGGAGGGAGAGAAGGTGATGTTTGAGCGTCAGAGAGCCTGGTGCTGTTCCACTGACCCAGAGCCAGCCCTCTGTGGCATCAGCCGCATCTGGGTCTTCAGCATGATGAGACGGACGGGCATCGCCTCGCGCATGATCGAGTGTCTCAG GAACAACTTCATTTACGGCTCCTACCTGAGCAAGGAGGAGATTGCCTTCTCCGACCCAACGCCCGACGGGAAGCTCTTCGCTACACACTACTGCGGCACCTCGCAGTTCCTGGTTTATAACTTTGTCAGTGGGACTCGTTCAGACCAACCAAGTCTTAGCGTGGTGTAA
- the vps41 gene encoding vacuolar protein sorting-associated protein 41 homolog yields MAEVEEKGRKPSEESTDESEEEDSVEEPKLKYERLANGVTEILQKDAASCMTVHDKFLALGTHFGKVFLLDIQGNVTQKFEISPVRINQISLDESGEHVGICSEDGKVQVFGLYTREGFHENFDCPVKVVALHPGFSSSNHKQFVTGGNKLLLYERNWLNRWKTSTVHEGEGTITNVQWRANLIAWANNVGVKIYDISTKQRITNVLRDNVSLRPDMYPCSLCWKDNSTLIIGWGSSVKICAVKERDHAEMRDLPSRYVEIVSAFETEFFISGLAPLADQLVNLYFVKGNSDHMEEEFRARPRLDIIQPLPEGFEEISSDALTVRNFQENECRDYRLEHSEGESLFYIISPKDIVVAKERDQDDHIDWLLDKKKYEEALMAAEISFKNVKRHEVQKIGMAYINHLVEKGDYDTAARKCQKVLGKNMELWENEVYRFKTIGQLKAISQYLPRGDLRLRPAIYEMILNDFLKTDYEGFATLIREWPGELYNNMTIVQAVAEHLKKDPTNSTLLTTLAELYTYDQRYDRALEIYLRLRHKDVYQLIHKHNLFSSIEDKIVLLMDFDKEKAVDMLLDNEDKISTDRVVEELRDRPELLHIYLHKLFKRDHHKGQRYHERQIGLYAEYDRPNLLPFLRDSIHCPLEKALEICQERNFVEETVFLLSRMGNCRRALQMIMEELEDVDKAIEFAKEQDDAELWEDLISYSIDKPPFITGLLNNIGTHVDPILLIHRIKEGMEIPNLRDSLVKILHDYNLQILLREGCKKILVADSLSLLQKMRRTQMRGVRVDEESICESCHTSILPSDMAQNFSVAVFHCRHMFHKECLPSPGIIPGVQFCNICSAKRRGPGSGILEMKK; encoded by the exons ATGGCAGAAGTAGAGGAGAAG GGAAGGAAACCAAGTGAAGAATCCACAGATGAGTCTGAG GAGGAGGACAGTGTGGAGGAGCCTAAGCTGAAGTATGAACGATTGGCCAATGGGGTGACTGAAATTCTCCAAAAGGATGCTGCCAGCTGTATGACTGTCCATGATAAG TTCCTTGCGCTGGGCACTCACTTTGGGAAAGTTTTCCTTCTGGACATCCAAGGCAATGTGACTCAGAAGTTTGAAATT AGTCCAGTGAGGATCAACCAGATCAGCCTAGATGAGAGCGGAGAGCATGTTGGGATCTGCTCTGAGGACGGCAAG GTTCAAGTGTTTGGACTCTACACGAGGGAAGGCTTCCATGAGAACTTTGACTGTCCTGTCAAA GTGGTGGCGTTACACCCTGGGTTCAGCAGCTCAAACCACAAACAATTTGTCACTGGAGGCAACAAG CTTCTTCTGTATGAGAGGAACTGGCTGAACCGTTGGAAGACATCCACTGTGCACGAAGGGGAGGGCACCATCACTAACGTCCAGTGGAGAGCCAATCTCATCGCCTGGGCCAACAATGTG GGGGTGAAAATCTATGACATCAGCACCAAACAACGAATCACCAACGTCTTACGGGATAACGTCAGCCTGCGGCCTGATATGTACCCGTGCAGTCTGTGCTGGAAAGACAACTCCACCCTTATCATCGGCTGGGGCTCCTCCGTTAAGATCTGTGCCGTGAAGGAGAGGGACCACGCGGAGATGAGAGACCTTCCTAGCCGTTATGTGGAAATTG TGTCTGCGTTTGAAACCGAGTTCTTCATCAGTGGCCTGGCGCCTCTAGCAGACCAGCTGGTCAACCTGTACTTTGTGAAGGGAAACTCTGACCACATG GAGGAGGAGTTCAGAGCACGGCCTCGTCTGGACATCATCCAGCCTCTCCCAGAGGGCTTTGAGGAGATCTCATCAGACGCCCTGACCGTCCGCAACTTCCAGGAGAACGAGTGTCGAGACTACCGGCTGG AACATTCTGAGGGAGAATCCCTGTTCTACATCATCAGCCCGAAAGACATTGTGGTGGccaaagagagagaccaggatgACCACATTGACTGGCTGCTGGACAAGAAGAAGTATGAG GAAGCTCTGATGGCTGCTGAGATCAGCTTCAAGAACGTTAAACGCCATGAAGTCCAG AAAATTGGGATGGCCTACATAAATCACCTGGTGGAGAAGGGTGACTACGACACCGCTGCCAG GAAGTGTCAGAAGGTGCTGGGGAAAAACATGGAACTCTGGGAGAATGAGGTGTACAGGTTTAAAACCATTGGGCAGTTGAAG GCCATCAGCCAATACTTGCCCAGAGGGGACCTGCGTCTCAGACCTGCCATATATGAGATGATCTTAAATGACTTTCTGAAGACGGACTATGAg ggcTTTGCCACGTTGATCCGCGAGTGGCCCGGAGAGCTCTACAATAACATGACCATTGTTCAGGCAGTCGCCGAGCACCTCAAGAAGGACCCCACGAACAGCACCCTGCTCACCACACTGGCTGAACT GTACACATATGACCAGCGGTATGACCGAGCCCTGGAGATCTACCTGAGACTGAGGCATAAGGATGTTTACCAGCTGATCCACAAACACAACCTCTTCTCCTCCATAGAAGACAAGATTGTGCTTCTCATGGACTTTGATAAAGAG AAAGCTGTCGACATGCTCCTGGATAATGAAGACAAAATATCG ACCGACAGAGTAGTGGAGGAGCTCCGGGACAGACCTGAGCTGCTACACATT TACTTACACAAACTGTTCAAGAGGGACCACCACAAGGGTCAGCGGTACCATGAGAGACAAATTGGCCTGTATGCTGAGTATGATCGGCCCAACCTGCTGCCATTCCTCAGGGACAGCATCCACTGCCCACTAGAAAAG GCTCTGGAGATTTGTCAGGAGAGAAACTTTGTGGAGGAGACGGTCTTCCTGCTCA GCAGGATGGGGAACTGTAGACGGGCCCTTCAGATGATCATGGAGGAACTGGAGGATGTGGACAAGGCCATAGAGTTTGCTAAGGAGCAGGATGACGCTGAGCTGTGGGAGGATCTCATCTCCTATTCCATTGATAAGCCAC CCTTCATTACTGGTCTCCTCAATAACATTGGGACACATGTGGATCCCATCTTGCTCATCCACCGCATAAAGGAGGGAATGGAGATTCCTAACCTCCGAGATTCTCTCGTCAAGATCCTACATGACTACAACCTGCAG ATCTTGCTGCGGGAGGGCTGTAAGAAAATCTTAGTGGCTGACTCGCTCTCCCTGCTCCAAAAGATGCGTAGGACTCAGATGAGAGGGGTCCGAGTGGATG AAGAGAGCATCTGTGAATCCTGTCACACGTCAATTTTACCATCAG ATATGGCCCAGAACTTCAGTGTGGCTGTCTTCCACTGCAGACACATGTTCCACAAGGAGTGTTTACCTTCTCCTGGAATA ATTCCTGGAGTCCAGTTTTGCAACATCTGCAGTGCAAAGCGGAGAGGACCAGGAAGTGGGATACTGGAGATGAAAAAGTGA